The Thermoplasma acidophilum DSM 1728 genome includes a window with the following:
- the ileS gene encoding isoleucine--tRNA ligase, translating into MQSLRFRQIDPGMTLREIDSEILKYWKDKNILEKILSKGGSKKFVFLEGPPTANGRPHIGHAMTRTIKDIVLRYNTMTDHKIYRRVGGWDCHGLPVELEAEKHFGFHTKSEIVNFGVEKFNQYCRESIFRYIDEWKQVDDLIGFSIDHNGDYITLRNDYMESEWFALKTMYNSGLLYKDYTVVPYCPRCETSLSSHEVAQGYKDVKDPSVYVRFKSADEENTYFVAWTTTPWTLPSNEFLVVNPDMEYSLVEAQGSRYYVASSRAGYIFKEYREIRRMHGRDLVGKRYLQLMPFLDPPSGSLKVVAGSFVTSEDGSGIVHAAPAFGADDYQIGKEEGVEILNPVDKNGRFADPRIPWNGKFVRDANEDIIVYLKKNQMLLKSEKYEHSYPFCYRCDTPLLYYPLDAWFIAVSRIRDKLVEYNERINWKPDYLKHGRFGNFLGEAKDWNLSRDRFWGTPLPAWRCKNGHLVFVGSRKEIEDLGGKVPEDLHRPYIDEVRFKCPTCGEEMSREPYVIDTWFDSGSATYAASHYPFEKNFDPETDVPVSFITEAIDQTRGWFYVLHVIATIMFNKNAYESALSINFILDAQGRKMSKSKGNSVYALDFLNEVPPDSLRLFFLYGAPWKSKNLDKKVIDEVSRKTLMTVLNVYSFFAYNANIDNFQWNGLQLSGNALDRYMVSKVNSFVRSSRDAYESLDFHEVVRASMEFVDDLSNFYLRLSRRRFWAEGFDDDKLSAYSTLYYALKAFSEVMAPITPFFSDFIYLNLGGDKESVHLEAFPEFDSTLMDEKLESEMDRAYSVIETVRRLRQENSIKGRQPLREILIAGDMEESIIDVVKSELNAKDIKLIERDQEPIRLSADLRMDRAAPVLRSRVNAVRHKIRSMDGLEVQRQISEKGFVEIDGVRLDPDMVEISRVPDPNYAYSQTEKYGIDVFINKNIDRDGYLEGLARELVRRIQVMRKEMNLNYTDRIITHLDLSDDFLEALNKHAEYIKNETQSDSIITDKVEGMKLWEINGEPVRIKIDLAR; encoded by the coding sequence ATGCAGTCCTTAAGATTTAGACAGATTGATCCTGGAATGACGCTGAGAGAGATCGATTCTGAGATATTGAAGTACTGGAAGGATAAAAATATCCTTGAAAAGATACTGTCAAAGGGTGGCAGCAAGAAATTCGTTTTTCTGGAAGGCCCCCCAACCGCCAATGGAAGGCCGCATATAGGCCATGCGATGACGAGGACGATAAAGGATATAGTGCTGCGTTACAACACGATGACGGACCACAAGATCTACAGGAGGGTTGGCGGATGGGATTGTCATGGGCTGCCGGTTGAGCTTGAAGCTGAAAAGCACTTTGGCTTTCACACAAAATCCGAGATCGTAAATTTCGGTGTGGAGAAGTTCAATCAATACTGCAGGGAAAGCATATTCAGATACATAGACGAATGGAAGCAGGTCGATGATCTCATAGGCTTTTCCATAGATCACAACGGGGATTACATAACGCTGAGGAACGATTACATGGAGAGCGAGTGGTTCGCCCTGAAGACCATGTACAACAGCGGCCTGCTCTACAAGGACTACACGGTTGTCCCATACTGCCCAAGATGCGAAACAAGCCTGAGCTCGCATGAGGTTGCCCAGGGTTACAAGGACGTAAAAGATCCATCCGTCTATGTGCGTTTCAAATCTGCGGATGAGGAGAACACCTACTTTGTTGCGTGGACCACCACGCCATGGACTCTCCCTTCCAATGAATTCCTGGTGGTAAATCCCGATATGGAATACTCGCTGGTTGAGGCGCAGGGTTCCAGGTATTATGTTGCAAGTTCAAGGGCAGGATACATATTCAAGGAATACCGGGAAATACGAAGGATGCATGGCAGGGATCTCGTTGGAAAGAGATACCTGCAGCTGATGCCATTCCTCGATCCGCCATCCGGATCCCTGAAGGTGGTTGCCGGCTCCTTCGTTACATCCGAAGATGGTTCAGGCATAGTGCATGCAGCACCTGCCTTCGGTGCCGACGATTATCAGATCGGAAAGGAGGAGGGCGTAGAAATACTCAATCCAGTAGATAAAAATGGAAGATTCGCCGATCCGAGGATACCGTGGAACGGTAAATTCGTAAGGGACGCCAATGAGGATATAATCGTGTATTTGAAGAAGAACCAGATGCTGCTGAAGAGTGAAAAGTACGAGCACAGCTATCCATTCTGCTACAGATGCGATACGCCTCTCCTCTACTACCCCTTGGATGCATGGTTCATAGCCGTTTCAAGGATAAGGGACAAGCTCGTAGAGTACAACGAGAGGATAAACTGGAAGCCGGATTATCTGAAACATGGAAGGTTCGGCAACTTCCTCGGCGAGGCCAAGGACTGGAACCTCAGCAGGGACAGGTTCTGGGGAACACCGCTGCCAGCATGGAGATGCAAGAATGGCCATCTAGTATTCGTCGGGAGCAGGAAGGAGATAGAGGATCTAGGTGGCAAAGTGCCAGAGGACCTTCATAGGCCGTATATAGACGAGGTCAGGTTCAAATGCCCCACCTGCGGCGAGGAGATGTCAAGGGAACCATACGTTATAGATACTTGGTTCGACTCTGGAAGCGCAACCTATGCGGCTTCTCACTATCCCTTCGAGAAGAATTTTGATCCGGAAACGGATGTCCCAGTTTCCTTCATAACAGAGGCCATAGACCAGACCAGGGGATGGTTCTACGTTCTGCACGTTATAGCTACAATAATGTTTAACAAGAATGCCTATGAGAGCGCACTGTCAATAAACTTCATACTGGATGCGCAGGGCAGGAAGATGAGCAAGAGCAAGGGAAATTCGGTTTACGCACTCGATTTTCTCAACGAAGTTCCACCAGATTCCCTTCGCCTTTTCTTCCTATACGGTGCCCCATGGAAATCTAAGAACCTGGATAAGAAAGTCATAGATGAGGTGTCGAGGAAGACGCTGATGACAGTTCTCAACGTATATTCGTTCTTTGCCTACAATGCCAACATCGATAATTTCCAGTGGAATGGCCTGCAGCTTTCAGGGAATGCGCTGGATCGCTACATGGTATCTAAAGTCAACAGCTTTGTAAGATCTTCGAGGGATGCCTACGAATCGCTTGATTTCCACGAGGTTGTCAGGGCATCAATGGAGTTCGTGGATGATCTTTCCAATTTCTACCTGCGCCTCTCCAGAAGGCGTTTCTGGGCTGAAGGCTTCGATGATGATAAGTTGAGCGCCTATTCCACGCTGTACTATGCATTGAAGGCCTTTTCAGAAGTTATGGCTCCCATAACGCCATTTTTCTCGGACTTCATCTATCTGAATCTCGGTGGCGATAAGGAGAGCGTTCATTTGGAGGCGTTCCCTGAATTCGATTCCACACTGATGGACGAGAAGCTAGAAAGTGAGATGGATCGTGCATATTCGGTCATCGAAACTGTGCGCAGACTCAGGCAGGAGAACTCCATAAAGGGCAGGCAGCCTCTCAGGGAGATACTCATAGCCGGAGATATGGAGGAATCGATAATCGATGTTGTAAAATCAGAATTAAACGCTAAGGATATCAAACTTATAGAAAGGGATCAGGAACCGATAAGACTATCGGCAGACCTCAGGATGGACAGGGCAGCGCCGGTGCTGAGATCCAGGGTCAATGCGGTTCGGCATAAGATAAGATCCATGGACGGCCTTGAAGTGCAGAGACAGATATCAGAGAAGGGCTTCGTGGAGATCGATGGAGTTCGGCTAGATCCGGACATGGTTGAGATAAGCAGGGTGCCGGATCCGAATTACGCCTATTCGCAAACTGAAAAATATGGCATAGATGTTTTCATAAACAAGAACATAGATCGTGACGGCTATCTAGAGGGCCTGGCAAGGGAGCTCGTCAGGAGGATACAGGTCATGAGGAAGGAGATGAACCTGAACTATACGGACAGGATAATCACGCATCTCGATCTGTCTGATGACTTCCTTGAAGCACTCAATAAGCACGCAGAATACATTAAAAATGAAACGCAGAGCGACAGCATAATCACGGACAAAGTGGAAGGCATGAAGCTCTGGGAGATAAACGGCGAGCCCGTGAGGATAAAGATAGATCTTGCCAGATGA
- a CDS encoding nucleoside kinase: MRFLAYFGHLNIDVLISVDSIPREGSVNVKDLRPRFGGTAGNFAIVAQKFRIPFDLYSAVGMKTHREYLAMIESMGINTGHVEKFEDESGPICYIATDGKKQVSFMHQGAMEKWKPQLADEYEYVHFSTGPNYLDMAKSIRSKIIFDPSQEIHKYSKDELKKFHEISYMSIFNDHEYRVFREMTGLSSPKVTTIVTNGERGSSLFMDGKKYDFPAIPSSGDTVGAGDSFRAGLYLALYNRRSIEKGMIYGTIIAHHVIDDGIENFSLNMEDLERETENYRRMFTKRS; this comes from the coding sequence ATGAGGTTTCTCGCCTACTTTGGACATCTCAACATAGACGTTCTCATATCGGTAGATTCAATTCCGCGTGAAGGATCTGTTAATGTTAAGGATCTCAGGCCACGCTTCGGCGGTACCGCTGGAAACTTTGCCATTGTTGCACAGAAGTTCCGGATTCCATTCGACTTGTACTCGGCTGTGGGAATGAAGACGCACAGGGAATACCTGGCCATGATCGAGAGCATGGGCATAAATACGGGCCACGTGGAGAAGTTCGAAGATGAGAGCGGCCCGATATGCTATATTGCCACTGACGGAAAGAAGCAGGTCTCCTTTATGCATCAAGGGGCAATGGAAAAATGGAAACCGCAGTTAGCGGATGAATACGAGTATGTTCATTTCAGCACCGGACCCAATTATCTGGATATGGCCAAGAGCATCAGATCGAAAATAATATTCGATCCTTCGCAGGAGATACACAAATATTCCAAAGACGAACTAAAGAAATTCCATGAAATTTCGTACATGTCCATATTCAACGATCACGAGTACCGCGTATTCAGAGAAATGACTGGCCTGAGCTCTCCAAAGGTTACGACGATCGTAACCAATGGAGAAAGAGGATCTTCACTGTTCATGGATGGGAAAAAATATGATTTTCCTGCCATCCCATCCAGTGGTGATACGGTTGGTGCCGGGGACTCCTTCCGAGCAGGCCTTTATCTGGCCCTCTACAACCGCAGGAGCATAGAAAAGGGCATGATCTACGGCACAATAATAGCACACCACGTTATAGATGATGGAATCGAAAACTTTTCGCTCAATATGGAAGATCTGGAAAGAGAAACCGAGAATTACAGACGCATGTTCACAAAGAGATCCTGA
- a CDS encoding gamma carbonic anhydrase family protein, with amino-acid sequence MIYEFEGRIPEIDPSAYVSESATVIGKVKIGKEVWIGPGAVLRGDYGEIEVGDYSAIEDNCVIHARPGEKTTIGQHVTIGHLSVIHTGRIRDWAVIGMGSTVSDFAVVGVWAAIGEGAVVKNRQEIPDEAVAVGVPAKVIGKIDDDYKKLWTDYKHNYNTFSSRYKTNLKPINR; translated from the coding sequence ATGATATACGAGTTTGAGGGCAGGATACCGGAGATAGATCCGAGCGCCTATGTGAGCGAAAGCGCTACGGTTATAGGCAAGGTGAAGATCGGAAAAGAGGTCTGGATAGGCCCGGGAGCAGTGCTTCGCGGTGATTACGGCGAGATAGAGGTGGGTGATTACTCTGCCATCGAGGACAACTGCGTCATACATGCCAGGCCTGGAGAGAAGACAACCATTGGGCAGCATGTCACCATCGGGCATCTTTCGGTGATACACACGGGCAGAATAAGGGACTGGGCCGTTATAGGCATGGGTTCAACCGTTTCTGACTTCGCCGTTGTGGGTGTATGGGCAGCCATAGGTGAAGGGGCTGTAGTCAAAAACAGGCAGGAAATACCTGATGAGGCCGTTGCGGTCGGTGTACCCGCAAAGGTAATAGGGAAAATAGATGATGATTACAAGAAGCTATGGACGGACTACAAGCACAATTACAACACGTTCAGCTCAAGATACAAAACGAATCTGAAACCAATTAATAGATGA